The sequence CTCCTAGCATGTCAAAACTATACACAATctcaccacctgatgaccctcataGAGTTGataaacgagtcaaagagtgtacaaccataaccgcagaataattcactcgataagtgaaaaCACTTGGAAAGTCTAAGGGGTGGTTGTTTAGTGactcatcatatgatcactcatctTTATGATTAGGCATCTCCATGCACATACCAATGAAACGTGGCGTTTGacatcacagatgttagtctTGAGCTCGAACTacatttatcattattttaagaGGATGAATAAACTAAGAACAcatttagaatatatagtactattaaatgagtttcatgattGATGTGACTCATTCATTGTTTACAATGATAAAATTCgtgtatatattgtttacaaaaccaaaatatatcaaaatctagTTATCTAATTAAGTAGGACTCTAAACTAGGTAAAGATAAAGTTTCTCGCAAGGCGGcgtgctcgggcggtaggatgttaccgctcgggcgccaagtGCTCTGAACATTTTGTGCTCGGACGGTGAAGTTTGGCCGCTCAGGCGTGGGTCGTTTTGGAATTCGCCATCTTGTACAGCAAATGTgccgctcgggcggtaggatttGATCGCTCGGGCACGAAGGCTTCTGTtttcctcttcatttatcacttgCACAATTTTCCTATGGCTCCCAAGCTCATTTTCATGCATCATGAAACCTTGAGATTTGGCCCCTTGCTTGTAACCTcttcttgattgctcatgaaTCCATGCAGTGCCTCCTTGAATCTCTTCATTCCAAACATTAGCACGCCATGTCCGGTCAGATTCATATCAACCTGGGTTCGTCTGATATTCCAAGGCTATATCAAGTCGAGTagatatcatatcatacataATACTATTGATGTCTGATGCGTAGGGTATGTGTGTCATGATTTTTATCTCCTTATCAGTCTTAGagcacatagacttggataaaGTCACACCATATTCTCTTTTGGAATCCTCCATAGATAATTTCCTTGGTATGATATCGAAATAAGTGACTTGGCTGAGCCCAGaatcctctttgatctatccctatagatctgtattcctaacatataggatgcttcacccatgttcTTCATGCAGAATTTACTAGCTAGTCACAATTTAGTTTATTGTAATAATCATACATCGTTCTCAATGAGcaagatgtcatcaacataaatgaCTAGGAAAGTCACTGAACttccactaactttcttgtacacacatggttcatcaagattcttaaaaaaatcaatCTCTTTGATAATATTATTGAATCTAAGGTTTGAACTATTCGATGCCTATTTGAAGCCATAAATcaatctttgaagtttgcattaCTTCTACTCACTTCCCACTAATGTGAATCCTCCAggttagggatggcaatgggacGGGGCGGGGGCGAGTTTGTCATCCCCATCCCCGTCCCCTAATTATATCCCCGCTTCCATCCCCGCACCCATCCTCGGATCTATCTAATCGGGTAATCCCCGTCCCCGAACCCGAGGGGATAAAATCCCCATCCCCGTCCCCGTCCCTGAACCCGTTTGAAATAcccgaatttttaaaataatatatattatcggGGCGGGTTTGGGAGGGTTTGGTATGGGGATAGGATTCCCAAACCCGTCCCAATATATTTCggggatttttaaaaatccccgaacccgaaacCAAACCCATTAACATATCCCCGAATCCGCCCTATTTCGGGTTTTCCTCGCGGAGCCCCGAACCCGCGGACAAAATTGCCATCCCTACTCCTTAGTCCTTGTTGGTGTGTTTCTTCCGAATTTGTGTTGGTTACGCATTTATGAGCTTCTTGCattaaaaatatagttgatattaataatttgtaaagtTATGGAACTAACATATTTGAtgaaagataataataataatcacatCATCAATTAATGAAAAAGTAGAATTCTAGTACAAAAAAATTTGGCCAGGCTTGTTGCCAAAATTTCTCGAATTGGACTTACCACTTTATACAAATTtcaatttaagaaaatgacacttcttgttttttttatatacattaTCTCACATTTGGGACCATGCATGTCTAtcgattttagttttgaattatatgtttttgtCCAACGAGATGATCACgaataataaaagaaattaaagaggGTCATATGACTCTTCTTCTTTGATTCCAAATCCGTGGAGAATTCAAAATGGGCAGTGGTTTTAGTGAATAATTCCGCGATAAATGAGTTTGAGAAAGCCGTTGTTTGCCTTTTCTCGAACAAAATGGCGGTCAATGTCTGTGTTTGGTGCATTCATGAAACATCGGGTTAGAGACGGTGTGTAACGCAGCTTGGTTGTCACAAAATAGTATAGTAGGAGCAGTGAGGTTGAAGGAGAAGTCTGGCAGTAGCTGATGAATCCGGACCAGTTCATAGCACCATATTCAGCTTCTGTAGAGGAGCGTGTTTGGGccaaaataagtaattatggaggcccaatttaattacaaACTCAATTAAATTATATGAGCCCATCAAATGTAGCAAATCAACTCCTATCAGTTCAAACTGTTCACAAGGCGCTGAAAAGGAAGAAGTAGTGGGAAAGCGGAAGAACATGGGTCATGGGAAAGTGGAGAAGAACCGCATGGCTGTTGGACAGAAAAAGAGACACAACTCTGCACAAAAATCTGCAAATACTCTCTACTAAATACTCACATCATTCTCTTGGGAGTACTGTGAAGACCCAAAATTTTACATTACAAAGAAACAAAGTATCaagtttattttagttttacaTTGAAGATAAATTATGTCATGGAGGAGAATAAAATTACATGCAACCTTTGGCATGGAGGGGGAAGGCCTAAAGTCACATTGGTGACATTTAAATCCATAAACCATTCAACTTTTGGTATGGAAGGGGAATGTCAAAAGTCACATTGGTAACATTTAAGTCCATAAACCATGCAACATTTGGTACGGAGGAGGAAGGTTAAGAGTCACATTGGTGATTAATGCCATAAATCATGCAACCTTTGGTATGGAAGAGGAATGCCTAAAGTCACATTGgtgcctataaatagtggcaaagTAATGAGTGAAAGCACACCAAAACAACATCAAAAGTTCTCACCAAAAGTTGTAATTTTCGAGTACAAAAATTCTGCCCAATTTCAGAAGGTTTTGCTCATTGTTTTACACGTCCAAATTTGATCTTCACCGTTCAGAATATACCTACATGTGTTTGAAgcaacatatccaaaattcagATCGATCCAACAGTTCAATTAGGCGCAAACATTTTTGCAAGATGACTGGTTTTTCAGTGTCAAACTCCAACTTGTTCATTCCAAGATTTTTGGAACAATCTTTCacgtaagtgggcttttgctatatatatttcttcgtAAGTGGACTTTTGCTATATTATTATGTACACTTTTTTTTCATAAGTGTACTACTCGATAAATATATCAACATACTCGTTCTTCGTAAGTATGTCTACATTtgcttaaaaatacattatatatgtttcttgaaattcgatcggcatgatatattcgttcctatttgttatgaaaatctttgaacaatttgttgtttgatattagttataatatttgaaagcatgtttgaaatatttgaaatgcactgtaatgatttGAATTAGAAATGGCAAAGAAATTccaatatttgatatattttgtttaaggccctgatgctgtgggttataataaccgttcttttggcctcgccctttagaggagtaacatatagaggattgatcagtaaaccatgaaaatgagatgattttcagtgctacGTTTGTACTTTGTTTATAATCGACTCAACATGCTTACTATTGAAATTATGATTccattgaaattatgataatatatttgtataattatcaccttgatatttattatgttcgatcgacccccatttactgagtatttcccaaatactcaccccttacattcacacctcagataagaacgaagaacaaatcgaagataaagaacaaaaatacttttggggatggtgatgaagcTAATTCAATTCAAGACTAGTCTTGTTATTCCGTCTTTAGTTATATTATCATGTTttacgcttccgcatttcgtttcaatcgcattgtaaagacgattattgagTTATGTAATAGACCGGCTTTTGGTTATTTGATGTACTACATGGCTTGTTGTTAtacgattttaaattgttaaacaacacCGATGACACGTCTCGGTTTCGGGACGTGACAAGTACTCTCATAATTTTCAAGGCTATTTTTTCTATTTCTATATTCCTTCCCAAGAGCAGCTATTTCAATAATAACACCACTCACTCTTTCATCGATGTTCGACATGGATTCTCCGTTCTTCATCTTGATACTATCAAATCTTTGGATAGTCACAGAAAATTTACTCTCCTTTGTTTGATCATTACCTTCTCATAATTGTATCAATTAATCCTAGATATCTTTTGCAATGAGACACATTTTGATCTTTTTGAAGGTATTCTTGTCTAAAGTTTTGTATAATATGTTCTTGGACACACTGTCCAGATTGCCTTCTTTTTGTTCTCACAAGTCCATTTCAGCCTTGATTTTTCAATCATCCAAGGAGCACCATTATAAATGGCAACATCAGTGTTTGCTTTCATGATTCTCATTGGTCCGTCTGTGATAAcataccacatatcatcatcttgagCAGCTAGATGAGTCTGCATTCTGAACTTCCAGTCATCAAAATCTTTTTTAGAGAACATTGAGATATTGCTTAATGATGTAATTAGAATATTGTGTTCAGAGACAAGAATAAACcgctctgatatcacttgttAGGATCAGAATAAATTTAGACGGTGTggtgaataaatttatctcaaaagTTTTTTGGTTGGGTTATCAACACTAATATTTTGTTCTTGACTGACAGTTGAGTTCTCAGATTGTCAATCAGTATGAACTGTACGGAAGTAGGCTTACTGAAACTAGTTGAACAAATGGCTTATCAAAAAAATCAGATGGGATTTGGTGAATAATAGAAAGGTAGGTAAACTGAAAAGTAAATACGCCAAggttgtttctggatgttcggatatttcAAAACTCTTACATCACTCATTTTTCCTCACAGAAGGTTTGAACTAAAATACTTTGGTAAATACAATCAATTTGAAATCATCCACTCCAGTAGGACTTAACATTGcttaattgaaactcttagcaaAAATTCAATCTATACACTTTGTGCGGTAATACTTCTTACCCTCAATTACACATATTTAACAAAGAAATTCTAAGCACAAAATTGATCCACAAAATGATCAGATAATGATTTATCGGCGTATGTTGGCTATTTAAGTTTGACTCACAGAAATCTTATTTagagaaaattattttgttttttataatCCAAAGATAAATGGTGTAACTCTGTAACCTTCAAATCTTGTTCAACTTATCTCTTTATATATTAATCTGCAatggtaatattttcaaaatatataatttccaATTACAGATGTCGTTGTTGACATGTCATCATCCTTTCTGACAAGTTTTGGTAATGCGCTGAAAACTGACCTTATGTTACGATTCAGTGACTGTTAATACGGAAAGCTTTATCCGCTATTTCATCTTGGCTCTGATCTTTTATCACTAAAAATACTGATTTTCAGGGAATGTTTGGATTTGGACTGACTGATCAACTAGACAGATTGGCAGTTGGGCTTCATCAATCAACCTTGAATCAGTTTGTCTATCAGTATCCTCACTAcaaaaaaggcaaaagacaacggttttaactgttgtcgtaggtcaaataaaatcgttgttaaagACCATATGGTTAaagggtgcgctcaaagacaaaggttaaaaaccgttgtcgtagacgtcaaaagacgacggtgaaaaatcgttgtcgtaggtcttataaaaccgttgttaaaggccaTGTGGTTTATaggtgcgctcaaagacaacggtgaaaaaccgttgtcgtacaCGTCTAAAGACGATGGTGAAACACCGCTGTCGTAGCATTGAAAAATCGTTGTTAAACTAAATATTGCGACGTTTTTCTACGGTTTtggcaaaaaccgtcgctaattagcgacggttttcatatgatttccgtcactaattagcgacgatttttgcatttaaattccgtcgctaatgttttacgaaaaataaaaaaaataattttataatttaataatcataaaataaaaacatacgatctttgttataataataatatttataatcttaACTCTTAGAATTGAAGCGAAATTAATttgttgaagaagaaaaatttattgtgtgaagaaaaatgaacaaagaagcggatatttatagacaatttgcgacggtttatgttttaaccgtcgctattagtgATGGTTTGAGcctagcgacggttttggctcaaaccgtcgctaatagcgacggcttttattaaactgtcgctattagagTTTAACAACTATCGTAATTTttaatacaccgtcgctaatataaatttgcgacggtgtttattaaaaccgtcactatatttattgatttttttaaaaaattttgaacaataacaacggtttttcaaaaaccgttgttgttaaCCAAAAAAACACATTCATAAACAAGTCCAAAAAAAACACgttcatagacaacggtttttaaaaaccgttgtcgtagacatatcaaagacaacggtttttaaaaaaccgttggcTTTAAGCTggttttttaggctacgacaacggttttttttgaaaccgttgttaaacaaaaaaaacacaacggttttaataaaaatcgttgtctttgatgtgttgttgaatgTGTATTTTCTTGTATTGCCTTCTTATATTTTATCGGTCTGGCTTTGTAATTAGTTAGGTTTCTTAGAAAATTTCTTCTTATGAAAATGCAGTTTTCCTCCTTGAATTCAGTTCGATTAGATTCTGTAATTATCCATTGGAGCAACAACTTTGTTCAatcacaaaaatttaaaatgttccaAGATTAAGGCTGGTTTAGGTGAAAGTATTTGATTAGATGTGGGATTCCAAGAATGTAGTTGAAATGATGCATTTCAAATTTATCATGATTAACATGCATTAACATGACCTACCAactgatgaatttgaaattcactcAACATAAATTTATACAAACAACcaaatgattttaaattcataGCTTCAAATTCTTCCATGCAAGCGCAATCTAAAAGTCAATAAGTTCGATTTCATTATTAACAATTTTATGTACCAATCGACCAATCTAAATGGAAATCCCTGACCATTAATTCTAAGCCCAACACTTCATTCATAAATTAACCATGCAAATTAACGCAGCCCAAGTATTTCACAAGCTATATGCACATTTTTTTGACAAACTTGTTCGATGAaggataaaaatgaaatgtttcAACCATGATATATAATAGCGTATGGCAAAACAATTAACAATGAAACAAGATATTTCATTATCTTCCATATAACTTTGACATGCATGAGATTTCAAATACAAATGTTTACGTACACTGAAACAATTTCCCCTCATGATCAAAGGGATCCATTTACATCATGTTTGATTTCAAATGATGTTTCAGTCTCTTATTTGACgaataataaaaaatgttttttgatTCTTGTAGATTAAAGTGATCATAAATTGTGTTGTTATGAGACTGAAACATCATTTGAAATAGTATATTCGGTCTATTTTCAGATCCTTGATATTCAATGAGAAGGTGAatgtataaaatttgaaaaacaaaaatcaaaagtTTAAGAAACGATCGTCCTGCTCGTCGCATGGGGTCTCCCCTCTGCGCCTGCATGCTTCATGCATACCCGCATACACCATAGTCACATGTAATCCCACGCGAGCACTTCTTGTTGCATTTTCCGCAATTATTCTTGTTCGTCATCACATTCGTGCAAACTCCACCGCAGCACCGCTGCCACTGCTGGCATTTCCGGCCACACACACCACAATTGTTCCGGTCGCCGAGCACGTTCCGGCAATGTTTCTTGCAGCAATAAAGAAGGCCGGTCCCTTTGTTTGCCGACACCCCATTGCACACATTAGGTTTAGTTTTCGCGTTACAGCTCGCGCCTTTCTTCAAAACCTTGATGCTTGAGGCAATCAAGAATCTACTCCTTGTACTTAATTGGTTGCCCACGAAAGGTGAATCGAGTACGTATTCTTCGTCATCGTTTTCTTCATCTTCTAAAGATGACACACTTGGAAAATGAAGGGTTAGTAGCAAGAAGATGGATAGGGATATTGTTAGAATGGACAAGGGTTTGGATCTTATGGTTTTGGCCATTCTTTCTTATTATGATGTATGGAGTTGCATTTGAGTGTAAATGAAGGGAGATGGCTCGTGGGTTTAAATAAACTTTGGGTTTTGTGACAAGGAAATGTATATTTTTAACCATATtcaatgtatttaatttaaattaagataTTACATCGTGACAGAAGGGCTTCCATcacatgaaaataattaattatatatttttatgtttaaacttAGGATACGATTTATTCCAAATGGAGGAAATGTATAGTAACACTATATATTTGTTTTCTATATTCTTGGATCATCATTTTCCGTCTATAAAAACTTGATTTCCAATAGTTCCCCTAAAAACTCATTTTCACTATCTCTCgaaataattattgtttttaaataaaattttcgcAATTTTAtataggcaaaaatttgtgtgagacggtctcataggtcgtattttatgagaagGATATCTTATTtatgtcatccatgaaaaaatataactttttatgttaaaagtattatcttatttgggtcatccatgaaaaaatattactttttatgctaaaagtattattttttattgtgaatatcagtagggttgacacgtctcacagacaaagattcgtgataccgtatcacaagaaacctactctttTATATGATACTTtacaatttttcaaataatttttcgaaAACGCATTTTCTCAAAACAAACTactaaaacaaaatgaaaaatatgataatatttatttttggggAGGAAATGCATGGTTTACAATCTAGACAGTGCATTAATTAGGGCCACTTGCTTGGTTGAATTTGCATGTCAAGTTTCCAACGCTTTGTCAAAGTGTAAGATTCTTTGCTGACGTTTCCTGCTGTAATCTAATTCCGACTAAAATTTCACTTCAAATAAACTTCAATTTGGGTTCCCTTTGACtaatttttatacaattttttatatgataaaaatcaCCACACTTTTCTAATTACTCATCTATTTTAGGACAAAATTATTTACTATTTTACGGATTGTGTTtactttttataaattattgttttgaattcaaaggtaaaatttattttagagtATTAGACAAATACAGaatatttatgaataaattatGCAAATACTATTACtaagtaaaataataaaatcaaaaaattatcccaaaattttttaactatatataaaattagaactaaaaaataaatagggCCACGTGTTTCCTAATATATTGGAGCTTGGTAACTAGTTCTATATTTCTGTAATAAATTAATGACTAGGGtgaaacaaatttattttttaaggaaGGGTTAAGGAAGAGATTCTGTATCGCATATTTACGTATTTGGCTCTCATTAGTGTATAGGAAGATACATTAATATTAGGGATTTTTTCTATTTGCTTGAGGTTCATGAATANNNNNNNNNNNNNNNNNNNNNNNNNNNNNNNNNNNNNNNNNNNNNNNNNNNNNNNNNNNNNNNNNNNNNNNNNNNNNNNNNNNNNNNNNNNNNNNNNNNNNNNNNNNNNNNNNNNNNNNNNNNNNNNNNNNNNNNNNNNNNNNNNNNNNNNNNNNNNNNNNNNNNNNNNNNNNNNNNNNNNNNNNNNNNNNNNNNNNNNNNNNNNNNNNNNNNNNNNNNNNNNNNNNNNNNNNNNNNNNNNNNNNNNNNNNNNNNNNNNNNNNNNNNNNNNNNNNNNNNNNNNNNNNNNNNNNNNNNNNNNNNNNNNNNNNNNNNNNNNNNNNNNNNNNNNNNNNNNNNNNNNNNNNNNNNNNNNNNNNNNNNNNNNNNNNNNNNNNNNNNNNNNNNNNNNNNNNNNNNNNNNNNNNNNNNNNNNNNNNNNNNNNNNNNNNNNNNNNNNNNNNNNNNNNNNNNNNNNNNNNNNNNNNNNNNNNNNNNNNNNNNNNNNNNNNNNNNNNNNNNNNNNNNNNNNNNNNNNNNNNNNNNNNNNNNNNNNNNNNNNNNNNNNNNNNNNNNNNNNNNNNNNNNNNNNNNNNNNNNNNNNNNNNNNNNNNNNNNNNNNNNNNNNNNNNNNNNNNNNNNNNNNNNNNNNNNNNNNNNNNNNNNNNNNNNNNNNNNNNNNNNNNNNNNNNNNNNNNNNNNNNNNNNNNNNNNNNNNNNNNNNNNNNNNNNNNNNNNNNNNNNNNNNNNNNNNNNNNNNNNNNNNNNNNNNNNNNNNNNNNNNNNNNNNNNNNNNNNNNNNNNNNNNNNNNNNNNNNNNNNNNNNNNNNNNNNNNNNNNNNNNNNNNNNNNNNNNNNNNNNNNNNNNNNNNNNNNNNNNNNNNNNNNNNNNNNNNNNNNNNNNNNNNNNNNNNNNNNNNNNNNNNNNNNNNNNNNNNNNNNNNNNNNNNNNNNNNNNNNNNNNNNNNNNNNNNNNNNNNNNNNNNNNNNNNNNNNNNNNNNNNNNNNNNNNNNNNNNNNNNNNNNNNNNNNNNNNNNNNNNNNNNNNNNNNNNNNNNNNNNNNNNNNNNNNNNNNNNNNNNNNNNNNNNNNNNNNNNNNNNNNNNNNNNNNNNNNNNNNNNNNNNNNNNNNNNNNNNNNNNNNNNNNNNNNNNNNNNNNNNNNNNNNNNNNNNNNNNNNNNNNNNNNNNNNNNNNNNNNNNNNNNNNNNNNNNNNNNNNNNNNNNNNNNNNNNNNNNNNNNNNNNNNNNNNNNNNNNNNNNNNNNNNNNNNNNNNNNNNNNNNNNNNNNNNNNNNNNNNNNNNNNNNNNNNNNNNNNNNNNNNNNNNNNNNNNNNNNNNNNNNNNNNNNNNNNNNNNNNNNNNNNNNNNNNNNNNNNNNNNNNNNNNNNNNNNNNNNNNNNNNNNNNNNNNNNNNNNNNNNNNNNNNNNNNNNNNNNNNNNNNNNNNNNNNNNNNNNNNNNNNNNNNNNNNNNNNNNNNNNNNNNNNNNNNNNNNNNNNNNNNNNNNNNNNNNNNNNNNNNNNNNNNNNNNNNNNNNNNNNNNNNNNNNNNNNNNNNNNNNNNNNNNNNNNNNNNNNNNNNNNNNNNNNNNNNNNNNNNNNNNNNNNNNNNNNNNNNNNNNNNNNNNNNNNNNNNNNNNNNNNNNNNNNNNNNNNNNNNNNNNNNNNNNNNNNNNNNNNNNNNNNNNNNNNNNNNNNNNNNNNNNNNNNNNNNNNNNNNNNNNNNNNNNNNNNNNNNNNNNNNNNNNNNNNNNNNNNNNNNNNNNNNNNNNNNNNNNNNNNNNNNNNNNNNNNNNNNNNNNNNNNNNNNNNNNNNNNNNNNNNNNNNNNNNNNNNNNNNNNNNNNNNNNNNNNNNNNNNNNNNNNNNNNNNNNNNNNNNNNNNNNNNNNNNNNNNNNNNNNNNNNNNNNNNNNNNNNNNNNNNNNNNNNNNNNNNNNNNNNNNNNNNNNNNNNNNNNNNNNNNNNNNNNNNNNNNNNNNNNNNNNNNNNNNNNNNNNNNNNNNNNNNNNNNNNNNNNNNNNNNNNNNNNNNNNNNNNNNNNNNNNNNNNNNNNNNNNNNNNNNNNNNNNNNNNNNNNNNNNNNNNNNNNNNNNNNNNNNNNNNNNNNNNNNNNNNNNNNNNNNNNNNNNNNNNNNNNNNNNNNNNNNNNNNNNNNNNNNNNNNNNNNNNNNNNNNNNNNNNNNNNNNNNNNNNNNNNNNNNNNNNNNNNNNNNNNNNNNNNNNNNNNNNNNNNNNNNNNNNNNNNNNNNNNNNNNNNNNNNNNNNNNNNNNNNNNNNNNNNNNNNNNNNNNNNNNNNNNNNNNNNNNNNNNNNNNNNNNNNNNNNNNNNNNNNNNNNNNNNNNNNNNNNNNNNNNNNNNNNNNNNNNNNNNNNNNNNNNNNNNNNNNNNNNNNNNNNNNNNNNNNNNNNNNNNNNNNNNNNNNNNNNNNNNNNNNNNNNNNNNNNNNNNNNNNNNNNNNNNNNNNNNNNNNNNNNNNNNNNNNNNNNNNNNNNNNNNNNNNNNNNNNNNNNNNNNNNNNNNNNNNNNNNNNNNNNNNNNNNNNNNNNNNNNNNNNNNNNNNNNNNNNNNNNNNNNNNNNNNNNNNNNNNNNNNNNNNNNNNNNNNNNNNNNNNNNNNNNNNNNNNNNNNNNNNNNNNNNNNNNNNNNNNNNNNNNNNNNNNNNNNNNNNNNNNNNNNNNNNNNNNNNNNNNNNNNNNNNNNNNNNNNNNNNNNNNNNNNNNNNNNNNNNNNNNNNNNNNNNNNNNNNNNNNNNNNNNNNNNNNNNNNNNNNNNNNNNNNNNNNNNNNNNNNNNNNNNNNNNNNNNNNNNNNNNNNNNNNNNNNNNNNNNNNNNNNNNNNNNNNNNNNNNNNNNNNNNNNNNNNNNNNNNNNNNNNNNNNNNNNNNNNNNNNNNNNNNNNNNNNNNNNNNNNNNNNNNNNNNNNNNNNNNNNNNNNNNNNNNNNNNNNNNNNNNNNNNNNNNNNNNNNNNNNNNNNNNNNNNNNNNNNNNNNNNNNNNNNNNNNNNNNNNNNNNNNNNNNNNNNNNNNNNNNNNNNNNNNNNNNNNNNNNNNNNNNNNNNNNNNNNNNNNNNNNNNNNNNNNNNNNNNNNNNNNNNNNNNNNNNNNNNNNNNNNNNNNNNNNNNNNNNNNNNNNNNNNNNNNNNNNNNNNNNNNNNNNNNNNNNNNNNNNNNNNNNNNNNNNNNNNNNNNNNNNNNNNNNNNNNNNNNNNNNNNNNNNNNNNNNNNNNNNNNNNNNNNNNNNNNNNNNNNNNNNNNNNNNNNNNNNNNNNNNNNNNNNNNNNNNNNNNNNNNNNNNNNNNNNNNNNNNNNNNNNNNNNNNNNNNNNNNNNNNNNNNNNNNNNNNNNNNNNNNNNNNNNNNNNNNNNNNNNNNNNNNNNNNNNNNNNNNNNNNNNNNNNNNNNNNNNNNNNNNNNNNNNNNNNNNNNNNNNNNNNNNNNNNNNNNNNNNNNNNNNNNNNNNNNNNNNNNNNNNNNNNNNNNNNNNNNNNNNNNNNNNNNNNNNNNNNNNNNNNNNNNNNNNNNNNNNNNNNNNNNNNNNNNNNNNNNNNNNNNNNNNNNNNNNNNNNNNNNNNNNNNNNNNNNNNNNNNNNNNNNNNNNNNNNNNNNNNNNNNNNNNNNNNNNNNNNNNNNNNNNNNNNNNNNNNNNNNNNNNNNNNNNNNNNNNNNNNNNNNNNNNNNNNNNNNNNNNNNNNNNNNNNNNNNNNNNNNNNNNNNNNNNNNNNNNNNNNNNNNNNNNNNNNNNNNNNNNNNNNNNNNNNNNNNNNNNNNNNNNNNNNNNNNNNNNNNNNNNNNNNNNNNNNNNNNNNNNNNNNNNNNNNNNNNNNNNNNNNNNNNNNNNNNNNNNNNNNNNNNNNNNNNNNNNNNNNNNNNNNNNNNNNNNNNNNNNNNNNNNNNNNNNNNNNNNNNNNNNNNNNNNNNNNNNNNNNNNNNNNNNNNNNNNNNNNNNNNNNNNNNNNNNNNNNNNNNNNNNNNNNNNNNNNNNNNNNNNNNNNNNNNNNNNNNNNNNNNNNNNNNNNNNNNNNNNNNNNNNNNNNNNNNNNNNNNNNNNNNNNNNNNNNNNNNNNNNNNNNNNNNNNNNNNNNNNNNNNNNNNNNNNNNN comes from Primulina huaijiensis isolate GDHJ02 chromosome 5, ASM1229523v2, whole genome shotgun sequence and encodes:
- the LOC140976042 gene encoding protein GRIM REAPER; the encoded protein is MAKTIRSKPLSILTISLSIFLLLTLHFPSVSSLEDEENDDEEYVLDSPFVGNQLSTRSRFLIASSIKVLKKGASCNAKTKPNVCNGVSANKGTGLLYCCKKHCRNVLGDRNNCGVCGRKCQQWQRCCGGVCTNVMTNKNNCGKCNKKCSRGITCDYGVCGYA